The Streptomyces sp. NBC_00597 DNA segment GGCCGGCGGCGAGATCCGCCACGACCGGCCCGACAGCACCCCCACCCCGCCCGAGGGGACCCCGTGGGGCGCACCGGAAGCCCCGTACAGCGGTGTCGGCCCCGGGCACGAGGACCCGTACGCCTCCACGAGCGCGCAGCCGACCGGCAGTGCGGACGGCGGGAAGACCTGCGTGGCCTGCCGGGCCGGGCGGGTCGACACCGACGGGTACTGCGAGCACTGCGGGCACGCCCAGCCCCGCGAGCGCGACCACCTGGAGGAGGAGCTCGGCAGCGTCGCCGCCGTCAGCGACCGGGGGCTGCGACACCACCGCAACGAGGACTCGTTCGCGGTGGCCGCCACGGCCCTGCCCGACGGCTCGGCCGCCACGGTGGCCATCGTCTGCGACGGCGTCTCCTCCGCCAGCCGTCCCGACGAGGCATCGGCCGCCGCGGCCGGCGCCGCCAACGAGGCCCTGCTCGAAGCCCTTCCGCGCGGCGCCCACCCCCAGGAGGCCATGCACGACGCGATCCTGGCCGCGGCCGCCGCCGTGAACACCCTGGCCCCGGACGTCCCGGGCGCGCAGAACGCCCCCGCCTGCACCCTGGTGGGAGCCGTCGTCAGCGGCGGCCTGCTGACCATCGGCTGGGTCGGCGACAGCCGCGCGTACTGGGTCCCGGACGACCGCGACGCGCTGCCGCGCCGTCTCACCGAGGACGACTCGTGGGCGGCGCAGATGGTCGCGGCCGGGCTGATGGGCGAGGCCGAGGCGTACGCCGACGTCCGCGCGCACGCCATCACGGGCTGGCTCGGGGCCGACGCGTACGAACTGGAGCCGCACACCGCCACGTTCAAGCCGGACCACGCGGGTGTGGTGGTCGTCTGCACCGACGGCCTGTGGAACTACGCGGAGTCCGCACAGGAGATGGCCCACGTGCTGCCCCCGGATGCCGCCGCCCGACCCCTGCACAGCGCACAGGTCCTGGTGGGTCATGCCCTCGACGGGGGCGGCCACGACAACGTCACGGTGGCCGTCGTCCCGTTCGCCGCGCCGTCGGGGCCGGAACAGCCGCAAGCGGAACCGAAAACGGAAGCGGAAGCACGCCCTCAGGCCTGATCCACCCGCACCCGCACCCAGTCCTTCTCCGAGGAGTCCAACCGATGGCGAACTTCGCCAAGCCGAGCGCCCCGCGCTTCAGCGTGGAGGTGTACCAGAACGAGTTCCTCCCCGAGGGCGGGCGGGACGTCCACGCCATCGTCACGGTCACGTCCACGGGTGGCGCCACCGCCACCCGTGCGGCGTCCGCCCACGGCTCGGCCGCCGTCGTGATCATGGTGGACTGCTCGGGGTCCATGGAGTACCCGCCGGACAA contains these protein-coding regions:
- a CDS encoding protein phosphatase 2C domain-containing protein — encoded protein: MAAPAAGAAPVPPQGSSYGAPDPAAGGEIRHDRPDSTPTPPEGTPWGAPEAPYSGVGPGHEDPYASTSAQPTGSADGGKTCVACRAGRVDTDGYCEHCGHAQPRERDHLEEELGSVAAVSDRGLRHHRNEDSFAVAATALPDGSAATVAIVCDGVSSASRPDEASAAAAGAANEALLEALPRGAHPQEAMHDAILAAAAAVNTLAPDVPGAQNAPACTLVGAVVSGGLLTIGWVGDSRAYWVPDDRDALPRRLTEDDSWAAQMVAAGLMGEAEAYADVRAHAITGWLGADAYELEPHTATFKPDHAGVVVVCTDGLWNYAESAQEMAHVLPPDAAARPLHSAQVLVGHALDGGGHDNVTVAVVPFAAPSGPEQPQAEPKTEAEARPQA